Proteins found in one Micromonospora sp. WMMD1082 genomic segment:
- the paaE gene encoding 1,2-phenylacetyl-CoA epoxidase subunit PaaE: MTVTITRPVRRRPVFHPLPVIAVDRLTADAVAITFAVPEELRATFAFRAGQHLTVRLPAAAGPADDGDVRRSYSICSTPDELERHGRLRIGVREIPGGAFSSYACGALRHGDTVEVLPPLGHFTTTYRPDRARRYGAVVAGSGITPVLSLVATALAVEPASTFTLVYANRTANSVMFAEELADLKDRYPTRLHLVHVLSREQGESPLLSGRIDAERLGRLLDTIVPGDAIEEWFLCGPYGLVVEAKAVLTGRGVAESAVHTELFHVDAPPEPVRRPDESPDGSSGTEVTILLDGRSSRFSMRRDERVLDSALKVRGELPYACKGGVCSTCRAKVVSGEVQMARNYALEPDEVAAGYVLTCQSSPLTDTLTIDYDA; this comes from the coding sequence GTGACTGTCACCATCACCCGCCCGGTCCGCCGCCGGCCGGTGTTCCACCCGCTGCCCGTCATCGCCGTGGACCGGCTCACCGCCGACGCCGTCGCGATCACCTTCGCGGTGCCCGAGGAGTTGCGCGCGACGTTCGCGTTCCGCGCCGGCCAGCACCTGACCGTACGTTTGCCGGCCGCCGCCGGCCCTGCGGACGACGGGGACGTGCGTCGGTCGTACTCCATCTGTTCCACGCCCGACGAGCTGGAGCGGCACGGGCGGTTGCGGATCGGCGTGCGGGAGATCCCCGGCGGGGCCTTCTCGTCGTATGCCTGCGGTGCGTTGCGGCATGGCGACACCGTCGAGGTGCTGCCGCCGCTGGGCCACTTCACCACGACGTACCGGCCGGACCGCGCCCGCCGCTACGGCGCGGTCGTCGCCGGATCCGGCATCACCCCGGTGCTGTCGCTGGTCGCCACCGCCCTGGCCGTCGAGCCGGCCAGCACCTTCACCCTGGTGTACGCCAACCGCACGGCCAACAGCGTGATGTTCGCCGAGGAGTTGGCCGACCTGAAGGACCGCTACCCAACGCGACTGCACCTGGTGCACGTGCTCTCCCGCGAGCAGGGCGAGTCGCCGCTGCTGTCGGGCCGGATCGACGCGGAGCGGCTGGGTCGGCTGCTGGACACCATCGTCCCCGGCGACGCGATCGAGGAGTGGTTCCTCTGCGGCCCGTACGGCCTGGTGGTGGAGGCCAAGGCGGTGCTCACCGGGCGCGGCGTTGCCGAGTCCGCGGTGCACACCGAGCTGTTCCACGTCGACGCGCCGCCCGAGCCGGTACGCCGCCCCGACGAGTCGCCCGACGGCTCATCCGGTACCGAGGTGACCATCCTGCTCGACGGCCGCTCGTCGCGCTTCAGCATGCGCCGGGACGAGCGGGTGCTGGACTCCGCGCTGAAGGTACGCGGCGAACTGCCGTACGCCTGCAAGGGCGGGGTCTGCTCGACCTGCCGGGCGAAGGTGGTCTCCGGCGAGGTCCAGATGGCCCGCAACTACGCCCTGGAGCCCGACGAGGTGGCCGCCGGTTACGTCCTCACCTGCCAGTCCAGCCCGCTCACCGACACCCTCACCATCGACTACGACGCGTAG